The genomic stretch GTGATCATGGCCGAACTGCAGCGGATCGCGTCGCATCTTCTCGCGCTCGGCACGTACGGATTGGATGTCGGGGCGTTTACTCCCTTCCTCTTCTGCTTCCGGGACCGGGAGAGGGTCCTCGACCTGTTTGAGATGACCTGCGGCGCACGGCTCCTCTATAATTACATCTGGGTCGGAGGGCTCTCGCACGACCTTCCGCCCGGATTTGTCGACAAGGCGAAGGCGTTCTGCAGCTATTTCCGGCCCAACATCAAGGAATTGAACGACCTCCTCACCTATAACGAGATTTTCATCAAGCGGACCGCCAATATCGGAATCCTCCCGGCGGACGCCGCCATCGCGTACGCCTGTTCCGGCCCGATGCTGCGGGGGTCGGGCGTCGACTGGGATTTGCGGCGTGACGATCCCTATTCGATTTACTCCCGGTTCGACTGGAAACCCGAAATCGGGAAGGGAGAAGTGGGGACGGTCGGCGATTGCTGGGACCGCTACATCGTCCGGGTAAGGGAGATGGAGCAGAGTCTTAAGATTATCGAGCAGGCGCTTGAGCAAATCCCGGAGGGAGACGTCCAGTCCGCGGTCCCGCGGCGCATCCGTCCCAACGCGGGGGACGTGTACGTCCGTTCCGAGTCGCCCCGCGGAGAGATCGGGTTCTATATTGTGAGCGACGGCTCCGCCACCCCCTATCGTGTGAAGGCGAGAGCTCCGGCGTTCGTCAATCTCGCCGTCTGCCCCGAAATCTGCAAGGGATATATGATCGCCGACGTGGTGGCAATCGTCGGCAGCATCGATATCGTCCTCGGGGAGGTGGACCGCTAGGGCCATGGATCAATTCCTGCGGGCAATCCTCAACGACGAAGCTCCCCGTTGGCTTCACGACCTCTTCAATGTGGAGATCCTCGTCTATGTCGTGATGGCCCTTCTCCCGCTCTTCGTCTGGGTTCTCCCGTACGCCCTGTTTGCCGTCTGGCTTGAGAGGAAGGTCTCCGCGCACATGCAGGACCGCCTCGGCCCGATGCGCACGGGCGGCTGGCACGGGTGGGCACAAACCATTGCGGACATCCTGAAGCTGATCCAGAAGGAAGACATCGTCCCGACCGCGGCCGACTGGAAGCTTCATTTGCTTGCCCCCTTCCTTGTGTTCATCGGATCCTACGCGGCGTACGCTGCGATCCCCTTCAGCAGCATGTATATCGGAAGCGACATCAGCATCGGCCTCTTCTATATCATCGCGGTGTCGTCGATCGTCGTCGTGGGGATTCTCATGGCGGGCTGGTCGTCGAACAACAAGTGGTCGCTCTTCGGGGCCATGCGCGCCGCCGCGCAGATCGTGAGTTATGAGATCCCCTCCACCCTCGCGCTGATCGTCGTGGTAATGATCGCCGGCACCCTGAACCTTCAGGAGATCAACCGGATGCAGGCGGGGTGGTTCTGGAACTGGTTCGTTTTCAGAAAATTTCCGTTCGTGTTTATCGCATTCCTGATCAATTTTATCGCGTCGCTCGCGGAAACCAACCGCACCCCGTTTGACATCCCGGAGGCGGAGTCCGAGCTGGTGGCAGGGTACCACACCGAATACAGCGGGATGAAGTTCGCCCTCTTTTTCCTCGCGGAATATGCGAATATGTTCGCCGTCTCCGCCATCAGCGCCACGGTTTTCCTGGGAGGGTGGAACAGCCCCTTCGGAGA from Bacteroidota bacterium encodes the following:
- a CDS encoding NADH-quinone oxidoreductase subunit D, which gives rise to MPETLTAPLRTSTGRAIRTEEMILNMGPQHPSTHGVLRLELVVDGEIVVEVIPHIGYLHRCFEKHAEHMTNYQQVIPYCDRLDYLASMNMDLGYALAVEKLLGLQIPERVEYIRVIMAELQRIASHLLALGTYGLDVGAFTPFLFCFRDRERVLDLFEMTCGARLLYNYIWVGGLSHDLPPGFVDKAKAFCSYFRPNIKELNDLLTYNEIFIKRTANIGILPADAAIAYACSGPMLRGSGVDWDLRRDDPYSIYSRFDWKPEIGKGEVGTVGDCWDRYIVRVREMEQSLKIIEQALEQIPEGDVQSAVPRRIRPNAGDVYVRSESPRGEIGFYIVSDGSATPYRVKARAPAFVNLAVCPEICKGYMIADVVAIVGSIDIVLGEVDR
- the nuoH gene encoding NADH-quinone oxidoreductase subunit NuoH, coding for MDQFLRAILNDEAPRWLHDLFNVEILVYVVMALLPLFVWVLPYALFAVWLERKVSAHMQDRLGPMRTGGWHGWAQTIADILKLIQKEDIVPTAADWKLHLLAPFLVFIGSYAAYAAIPFSSMYIGSDISIGLFYIIAVSSIVVVGILMAGWSSNNKWSLFGAMRAAAQIVSYEIPSTLALIVVVMIAGTLNLQEINRMQAGWFWNWFVFRKFPFVFIAFLINFIASLAETNRTPFDIPEAESELVAGYHTEYSGMKFALFFLAEYANMFAVSAISATVFLGGWNSPFGEFLGGPFWGVFWFLSKGMFFVFVQMWLRWTLPRLRVDQLMYVSWKVLTPWAFACIVGVGTWMMLG